A stretch of Paludisphaera borealis DNA encodes these proteins:
- the rpsU gene encoding 30S ribosomal protein S21: protein MVKLRVRAGESIQEAVRRFRKLCERSGLRKEMRRKAYYEKPSERRRREELKRLRKARQHQSSRV, encoded by the coding sequence GTGGTGAAGTTACGGGTTCGCGCGGGAGAGTCGATTCAGGAAGCAGTCCGACGGTTCCGGAAGCTCTGCGAGCGCAGCGGCCTCCGGAAGGAGATGCGCCGCAAGGCTTACTACGAGAAGCCCAGCGAACGCCGCCGGCGCGAGGAACTCAAGCGACTCCGCAAAGCCCGGCAGCACCAAAGCTCCCGCGTTTGA
- a CDS encoding aldo/keto reductase, whose product MSDCRGLNEDGGSDVDRRAFLGTGAGAVTAAALLGQTETARAQDQPAAKASALIPKRVLGKTGVEVSMLNLGTWKSVGLDRILRLAWSRGLRYIDTAASYGSEPAIGRWMKENPGVRKDLFLVTKDGHANTPKDLIAGLDKRLEQLQTDYIDLIFIHALGDSNIDKQIEWPKSREFKETAEAIRKSGKAKFVGFSCHHPRQAEILQNAAEGGFVDAIMVRNSSWANHEAPFDKALDACHKAGIGLISMKQIAGNTKIDDIAALLPELKEKGLTPYQGLLHAIWTDERFSSVCVSMRNTDQVRENTDAAQRFKPMTKAEISRLRDACLAAGPTFCAACDGSCSRAGGTDAELGTLTRLLTYHDHHGYREEARRQYADLRPEARDWTGADLAAAREACHSKLDFADLLARVEKNLA is encoded by the coding sequence ATGTCTGATTGTCGAGGGTTGAATGAAGACGGCGGGTCGGACGTCGACCGTCGTGCGTTTCTGGGGACCGGGGCCGGCGCGGTGACCGCCGCCGCCTTGCTCGGCCAGACGGAAACCGCCCGGGCTCAAGACCAGCCGGCCGCCAAGGCGTCCGCCTTGATTCCCAAGCGGGTGCTGGGCAAGACGGGCGTCGAAGTGTCGATGCTCAATCTCGGCACCTGGAAGAGCGTCGGGCTCGACCGCATCCTGCGGCTGGCCTGGTCGCGAGGCCTCCGCTACATCGACACGGCCGCGAGCTACGGCTCGGAGCCGGCGATCGGCCGCTGGATGAAAGAGAATCCGGGCGTCCGCAAGGATCTGTTCCTGGTCACGAAGGACGGGCACGCCAATACGCCCAAGGACCTGATCGCCGGGCTCGACAAGCGGCTGGAGCAACTCCAGACCGACTACATCGACCTGATCTTCATCCACGCCCTGGGCGACAGCAACATCGACAAGCAGATCGAGTGGCCCAAGAGCCGCGAGTTCAAGGAGACGGCCGAGGCCATCCGCAAGTCGGGCAAAGCCAAGTTCGTCGGCTTCTCGTGCCACCATCCCCGCCAGGCGGAGATCCTCCAGAACGCCGCCGAGGGGGGCTTCGTCGACGCCATCATGGTCCGCAACAGCAGTTGGGCGAACCATGAAGCCCCGTTCGACAAGGCCCTCGACGCCTGCCACAAGGCGGGCATCGGCCTGATCTCGATGAAACAGATCGCCGGCAATACGAAGATCGACGACATCGCCGCACTGCTCCCCGAGTTGAAGGAGAAAGGGCTGACCCCCTACCAGGGCCTGCTGCACGCGATCTGGACCGACGAGCGGTTCTCCTCCGTCTGCGTGTCGATGCGGAACACCGATCAGGTCCGCGAGAACACCGACGCGGCCCAGCGGTTCAAGCCGATGACCAAGGCCGAGATCAGCCGCCTCCGCGACGCCTGCCTCGCCGCCGGTCCGACCTTCTGCGCCGCCTGCGACGGCAGTTGCAGCCGCGCCGGGGGCACCGACGCCGAACTCGGCACCCTGACCCGGCTGCTCACTTACCACGACCACCACGGCTACCGCGAAGAAGCCCGCCGCCAGTACGCCGACCTCCGCCCCGAGGCCCGCGACTGGACCGGCGCCGACCTCGCCGCCGCCCGCGAAGCCTGCCACAGCAAGCTCGACTTCGCCGACCTCCTGGCCCGCGTCGAGAAGAACCTGGCCTGA
- the csrA gene encoding carbon storage regulator CsrA has product MLVLSRKVNEKIVIDGGIVVTVVKIEGGQVRLGIEAPSHVKIFREEIAGKMHEDRPAGAVLVGV; this is encoded by the coding sequence ATGTTGGTTCTCAGCCGCAAGGTTAATGAGAAGATCGTGATCGACGGCGGAATCGTCGTGACCGTGGTCAAAATCGAAGGCGGTCAGGTTCGCCTGGGCATCGAAGCCCCCAGCCATGTGAAGATCTTCCGCGAGGAGATCGCCGGCAAGATGCACGAGGATCGCCCGGCGGGCGCGGTACTCGTCGGCGTCTGA
- the ispF gene encoding 2-C-methyl-D-erythritol 2,4-cyclodiphosphate synthase has product MRVGIGHDTHRLVEDRPLILGGLRIEHSRGLAGHSDADVVCHAVADALLGAAALGDIGEHYPDDDPQWRDLDSAQLLAEVVDRVGREGWRPVNCDVIVHAQAPKLGPHKATIRANLARLLGLPETAVNVKAKTGEHVGPVGRAEAIACHAVVLLESCTPER; this is encoded by the coding sequence ATGCGAGTGGGAATCGGACACGACACGCATCGGCTGGTGGAAGACCGGCCGCTGATCCTGGGCGGTCTGCGGATCGAGCATTCTCGGGGACTGGCCGGGCACTCCGACGCCGACGTCGTTTGCCACGCCGTGGCCGACGCCCTGCTGGGGGCCGCGGCCCTCGGCGACATCGGCGAGCATTATCCCGACGACGACCCCCAGTGGCGCGACCTCGACAGCGCCCAGCTGCTGGCCGAGGTCGTCGACCGCGTCGGCCGCGAGGGCTGGCGGCCGGTCAACTGCGACGTGATCGTGCACGCGCAGGCCCCCAAGCTCGGCCCTCACAAGGCGACGATCCGGGCGAACCTCGCGCGGTTGCTGGGGCTTCCGGAAACAGCGGTGAACGTGAAGGCCAAGACCGGCGAGCACGTCGGGCCGGTCGGCCGGGCCGAGGCGATCGCCTGTCACGCCGTCGTGCTTCTCGAATCCTGTACGCCAGAGCGCTGA
- the cysS gene encoding cysteine--tRNA ligase, producing MALRVYNTLSRDKEPFQTVTPGRVGMYVCGPTVYSKSHIGHMVGPVIFDTIKRYLTYLGYQVSWVVNITDVDDKLIIQAQKDGTTVKELAELVTADYLECLSALSVDGIDHMPRATEHIGEIIAITSGLIEKGFAYESGGDVYFDVNKAESYGKLSHRDPDDLLAGARIEPTTLKRNPGDFALWKRSKPDEPSWDSPWGPGRPGWHIECSAMSLKLLGEHFDIHGGGLDLVFPHHENELVQSESYTGVPFASYWMHNGLLTKDGRKISKSDPGTIVLMSDLLRDYSPDTIRLLVLSSHYRRPIDYGPTRLAEIDRGLQTFYRAFERFEELGNEPFDRLDAPKNRAAWEVGSSPSLQEIAEHRTRFLDAMDDDFNTGGALGELYDVVHVVNRMAATLTPGSPAADLADYRSGMVVLKELSQILGLFQKPQVKPEVGGDALTGDLLELLIELRARLRKEKNFAMADEVRNRLTGLGVVLEDGAQGTRWRIEPKR from the coding sequence ATGGCGCTTCGAGTTTACAACACGCTGAGTCGGGACAAGGAACCGTTCCAGACGGTCACGCCCGGGCGGGTGGGCATGTACGTCTGCGGGCCGACCGTCTATTCGAAGAGCCACATCGGGCACATGGTCGGGCCCGTGATTTTCGACACCATTAAGCGCTACCTGACTTACCTCGGCTACCAGGTCTCGTGGGTGGTCAACATCACCGACGTCGACGACAAGCTGATCATCCAGGCCCAGAAGGACGGCACGACGGTCAAGGAGCTGGCCGAGCTGGTGACGGCCGACTACCTCGAATGCCTGTCGGCCCTGAGCGTCGACGGCATCGACCACATGCCGCGCGCCACCGAGCACATCGGCGAGATCATCGCCATCACGAGTGGGTTGATCGAGAAGGGCTTCGCTTATGAGTCCGGCGGCGACGTCTATTTCGACGTGAACAAGGCCGAGTCGTACGGCAAGCTCAGCCATCGCGATCCCGACGACCTGCTCGCCGGCGCCCGGATCGAGCCGACGACCCTGAAGCGGAACCCCGGCGACTTCGCCCTCTGGAAGCGGTCGAAACCCGACGAGCCGTCGTGGGACAGCCCCTGGGGGCCCGGCCGTCCCGGCTGGCACATCGAGTGCTCGGCCATGAGCCTCAAGCTGCTCGGCGAGCATTTCGACATCCACGGCGGCGGCCTCGACCTGGTGTTTCCGCACCACGAGAACGAGCTGGTCCAGTCCGAGTCGTACACGGGCGTTCCTTTCGCTTCCTACTGGATGCACAACGGCCTGCTGACGAAGGACGGCCGGAAGATCTCCAAGTCCGATCCCGGCACGATCGTCCTGATGAGCGATCTGCTCCGCGATTACTCGCCCGACACCATCCGCCTCCTGGTGCTCTCCAGCCACTACCGCCGACCGATCGACTATGGGCCGACGCGGCTGGCCGAGATCGACCGCGGCTTGCAGACGTTCTACCGGGCGTTCGAGCGGTTCGAGGAGCTGGGCAACGAGCCGTTCGACCGGCTCGACGCCCCCAAGAACCGCGCGGCTTGGGAAGTCGGAAGCTCGCCGTCCCTCCAGGAGATCGCCGAGCACCGCACCCGGTTCCTCGACGCCATGGACGACGATTTCAACACCGGCGGCGCGCTCGGCGAGTTGTACGACGTCGTCCACGTGGTCAACCGCATGGCCGCGACCCTGACCCCCGGCTCGCCGGCGGCCGACCTGGCCGACTACCGTTCCGGGATGGTGGTCCTCAAGGAGCTGAGCCAGATTTTGGGCCTGTTTCAGAAGCCGCAGGTGAAGCCCGAGGTCGGCGGCGACGCCCTGACCGGCGACCTGCTCGAACTCCTGATCGAGCTTCGCGCCCGGCTCCGCAAGGAGAAGAATTTCGCGATGGCCGACGAGGTCCGCAACCGCCTGACCGGCCTGGGCGTGGTCCTCGAAGACGGGGCGCAGGGGACGCGTTGGCGGATCGAACCGAAGCGTTGA
- the ruvC gene encoding crossover junction endodeoxyribonuclease RuvC, which yields MVRGSCESDAGLESDAAPPADGGASPVWDRVVGIDPGLNVTGYAVVDPGPRGPVVVEAGVIRPGSGCRALGQRLDYIFRNVQELLAAYPPGALAIERVHSHVKFPRTAILMSHARGVIVLAAASRGIPVFGYAAARVKKTLTGSGKAPKEQMQRAIQTELRLEELPEPHDVADACALALCHYQVGRSLRGLKGL from the coding sequence ATGGTGCGGGGATCGTGCGAATCCGATGCGGGCCTGGAGTCCGACGCGGCCCCCCCGGCCGACGGCGGCGCATCGCCCGTCTGGGACCGGGTCGTCGGCATCGACCCGGGGCTCAACGTGACCGGCTACGCGGTGGTCGACCCCGGTCCGCGAGGGCCCGTAGTCGTGGAAGCCGGCGTGATCCGGCCCGGCTCCGGGTGCCGGGCCTTGGGCCAGCGGCTGGACTACATCTTCCGGAACGTCCAGGAGCTGCTGGCCGCCTACCCGCCCGGCGCCCTGGCGATCGAGCGGGTCCACAGCCACGTCAAGTTCCCCCGGACGGCGATCCTGATGTCGCACGCCCGAGGGGTGATCGTGCTGGCCGCCGCGTCGCGCGGGATTCCGGTTTTCGGCTACGCCGCGGCCCGGGTCAAGAAGACTCTCACCGGCAGCGGCAAGGCACCCAAGGAGCAGATGCAGCGCGCCATCCAGACCGAGCTGAGGCTTGAGGAACTCCCCGAGCCCCACGACGTCGCCGACGCCTGCGCGCTGGCCCTCTGCCATTACCAGGTCGGCCGCAGCCTCCGGGGCCTGAAGGGGCTCTGA
- a CDS encoding IS110 family transposase, which translates to MDIVHDRCAGLDVHKKTVVACVRHINPDGSVASVVHTFGTMTADLLALADWLDAHGVREVAMESTGVYWKPIFHILEGRFDVMLVNAGRLKQVPGRKTDVKDAEWIAQLLQHGLLSPSFIPKPEIRELRDLTRQRTELVRDRAAVANRLQKTLEDANVKLGSVASDVLGASGRAMIRAIIDGQDDPEKLADLAKQRLRGKIPELRRALLGRVTDHHRFVLRLLTDQIDALERLIERLDERIDEAMRPFDEAAGRLQGIPGVGDRAAEVIVGEIGPDVESFPTAGHLCSWAGLCPGNDQSAGKRRSGKTTKGSPWLRSLLVQSAWSASHAKNTAFSICYRRWVPRLGKKKALIAVAHKILVVIWHLLKNGADYRERQLPAPAA; encoded by the coding sequence ATGGACATCGTTCACGATCGCTGCGCCGGGCTCGACGTCCACAAGAAGACCGTCGTCGCCTGCGTCCGCCACATCAACCCCGACGGCTCGGTCGCCTCGGTGGTCCACACCTTCGGCACGATGACCGCGGACTTGCTGGCCCTGGCCGACTGGCTCGACGCCCACGGCGTCCGCGAGGTCGCCATGGAGAGCACGGGCGTCTACTGGAAGCCGATCTTCCACATCCTGGAAGGGCGATTCGACGTGATGCTGGTCAACGCCGGGCGGCTCAAGCAGGTCCCCGGCCGCAAGACCGACGTCAAGGACGCCGAGTGGATCGCCCAGTTGCTCCAGCACGGCCTGCTGTCGCCCAGCTTCATCCCCAAGCCGGAGATCCGCGAGCTTCGCGACCTGACCCGGCAGCGCACCGAGTTGGTCCGCGACCGCGCCGCGGTGGCCAATCGCCTCCAGAAGACGCTGGAGGACGCCAACGTCAAGCTGGGGTCGGTGGCCAGCGACGTCCTGGGGGCCTCGGGGCGCGCCATGATCCGGGCGATCATCGACGGCCAGGACGACCCGGAGAAGCTGGCCGATCTGGCCAAGCAGCGGCTCCGGGGCAAGATCCCCGAGCTGAGGCGGGCGCTGTTGGGCCGGGTCACCGACCACCACCGCTTCGTGCTCCGGCTGCTGACGGATCAGATCGACGCGTTGGAACGCCTGATCGAGCGGCTGGACGAGCGGATCGACGAGGCCATGAGGCCGTTCGACGAGGCGGCGGGCCGGCTCCAGGGGATCCCCGGAGTGGGGGATCGGGCGGCGGAGGTGATCGTGGGGGAGATCGGGCCGGACGTGGAGTCGTTCCCGACCGCGGGCCACCTCTGCTCCTGGGCGGGGCTGTGCCCGGGCAACGACCAAAGCGCCGGCAAACGCCGCAGCGGCAAGACGACCAAGGGGAGTCCGTGGCTGCGTTCGCTCCTGGTGCAGTCGGCGTGGTCGGCCAGCCACGCCAAGAACACCGCCTTCAGCATCTGCTACCGTCGATGGGTCCCACGACTCGGGAAAAAGAAGGCTCTGATCGCCGTGGCGCACAAGATCCTGGTGGTGATCTGGCACCTGCTCAAGAACGGGGCCGACTACCGCGAACGCCAACTACCAGCCCCTGCAGCCTGA
- a CDS encoding DUF1559 domain-containing protein, translated as MNRPRTAFTLIELLVVISIIALLIGLLLPAVVAAREASRRAKCLNNLKQIALATLNYESAHASLPFGRRTISITPFSPGYPTPCDFTPQLSHTVFAYIWPFLEGNNGYNAFNLTRPYNSRANFTSEAVRTDAYVCPSDTDYVPLTGADVIPFSQASYGSNNGLHEQYLMNWSNTGDIPDPTGQYFQICNQVPGDGVFGTNWCHRLSSIVDGTSNTLLFGETSRFRDEPSGSNFYTNLIGGWWSGPNQVPGTLNDLRITGGATAVPKLNAPRDPGTAVLYDCLGTALYPPDWISVPSCQNYGNMGFRSMHPGGANFALADGSVRFIKDGVSVAAYRAMATRAGSEVVSADQ; from the coding sequence ATGAACCGGCCACGCACGGCGTTCACCCTGATCGAGCTGCTGGTCGTGATCTCGATCATCGCGCTCTTGATCGGCCTTTTGCTGCCGGCCGTCGTCGCCGCGCGGGAGGCGTCGCGCCGGGCCAAGTGCCTCAACAACCTGAAGCAGATTGCGCTGGCGACCCTTAACTACGAATCGGCCCACGCGAGCTTGCCGTTCGGCCGCCGGACCATCTCGATCACCCCGTTCAGCCCGGGCTATCCGACCCCCTGCGACTTCACGCCGCAGCTCTCGCACACGGTCTTCGCCTACATCTGGCCGTTCCTTGAAGGCAACAACGGCTACAACGCGTTCAATCTGACCCGCCCCTACAACAGCCGGGCCAACTTCACCAGCGAGGCCGTCCGAACCGACGCCTACGTCTGCCCTTCTGACACCGACTACGTCCCGCTCACGGGCGCCGACGTCATTCCGTTCTCACAGGCCTCGTACGGTTCGAACAACGGACTCCACGAACAATACCTGATGAACTGGTCGAACACCGGCGACATCCCCGACCCCACCGGCCAGTATTTCCAGATCTGCAACCAGGTGCCGGGCGACGGCGTCTTCGGCACGAACTGGTGCCACCGACTGTCCTCGATCGTCGACGGGACAAGCAACACCCTCCTGTTCGGCGAGACCTCGCGATTCCGCGACGAGCCGTCCGGGTCGAACTTCTACACCAACCTGATCGGCGGCTGGTGGTCGGGCCCCAACCAGGTCCCCGGCACGCTCAACGACTTGCGGATCACCGGCGGCGCCACGGCCGTCCCCAAGCTCAACGCCCCGCGCGATCCGGGGACGGCGGTGCTCTACGACTGCCTGGGGACCGCGCTCTATCCGCCCGACTGGATCAGCGTGCCGTCGTGCCAGAACTACGGGAACATGGGCTTCCGCAGCATGCACCCCGGCGGAGCCAACTTCGCGCTGGCCGACGGCTCGGTCCGGTTCATCAAGGACGGCGTCAGCGTCGCCGCCTACCGCGCCATGGCCACCCGCGCCGGCAGCGAAGTCGTCAGCGCCGACCAGTAA
- the thiS gene encoding sulfur carrier protein ThiS — translation MVEITLNGRKREVPDALNVARLLGLLELKPEHVAVELNRGLVTRSKHAETDIAPGDTLEIVTLVGGGSPSAPAAAEPELLSIGGHAVRSRLFVGTGKYTTLELMRDCLEASGAEVVTVAVRRERLVDRDGRNLLDFLDPGKYTILPNTAGCFSTDEALRTARLGRELLQGLGNPGADWVKLEVLADTRTLLPDPVATLDATRVLVAEGFQVLCYTSDDPIMARRLKEAGAASVMPAGSPIGSGQGVLNPNNIRIILEDLKGDDPSYPVIVDAGVGTASDVAIAMELGCDGVLLNTGIAGANDPLRMAHAMRLAVEAGRLAAGAGRIPKKLYATASSPTQGLVGRA, via the coding sequence ATCGTGGAGATCACGCTCAACGGCCGGAAGCGCGAGGTGCCGGACGCGCTCAACGTGGCCCGGCTTCTCGGGTTGCTGGAACTGAAACCCGAGCACGTCGCGGTCGAGCTCAATCGCGGCCTGGTGACGCGCTCGAAGCACGCCGAGACCGACATCGCGCCGGGCGACACGCTGGAGATCGTCACGCTCGTCGGCGGTGGTTCGCCGTCCGCGCCTGCCGCGGCCGAGCCGGAACTGCTCTCGATCGGCGGCCATGCGGTGCGCAGCCGGCTGTTCGTGGGGACCGGCAAGTACACCACGCTCGAACTGATGCGCGATTGCCTGGAAGCCAGCGGGGCCGAGGTCGTCACCGTCGCGGTGCGCCGCGAGCGGCTGGTCGACCGCGACGGCCGCAACCTGCTCGACTTCCTCGATCCCGGCAAGTACACGATCCTCCCCAACACCGCCGGCTGCTTCAGCACCGACGAGGCGCTGCGGACGGCCCGCCTGGGCCGCGAGCTGCTCCAAGGGCTCGGCAACCCCGGGGCCGACTGGGTGAAGCTCGAAGTCCTGGCCGACACCCGGACGCTCTTGCCTGACCCGGTCGCGACCCTTGACGCGACGAGGGTGCTGGTCGCCGAGGGCTTTCAGGTCCTCTGTTACACGAGCGACGATCCGATCATGGCGCGGCGGCTCAAGGAAGCGGGCGCGGCGTCGGTGATGCCGGCCGGCAGCCCGATCGGCAGTGGGCAGGGGGTCCTCAACCCCAACAACATCCGGATCATCCTCGAAGATCTGAAGGGGGACGATCCGTCGTACCCCGTGATCGTCGACGCCGGGGTGGGGACGGCCAGCGACGTGGCGATTGCGATGGAGCTGGGCTGCGACGGCGTTTTGCTCAACACGGGGATCGCCGGGGCGAACGACCCGCTGCGGATGGCCCACGCCATGCGGTTGGCCGTCGAGGCGGGCCGGCTGGCGGCGGGGGCCGGACGCATCCCCAAGAAGCTCTACGCCACCGCGTCGAGTCCGACTCAGGGCCTGGTCGGGCGCGCCTGA
- a CDS encoding ATP-dependent DNA helicase: MATTRLDPASILGPDGAVARRLKSYEVREQQLQMADAVAKAIEDRHHLVVEAGTGVGKSFAYLVPAIMAAVEMKKKIVVSTHTIALQEQLLSKDIPFLRSVMPQEFSAVLVKGRGNYVSLRRLDVAVSRQATTFQSADDLDQLASMRMWAGRTQDGTRSDLDFRPNPGVWDAVQSENGNCLGRECPRHKECFYFKARRRVWTANLLIVNHALFVSDLALRASGFGLLPDYDVAIFDEAHTLEAVAGEHLGLQLSNVGVDYTLARLYNDRTKKGTLVYHHMLEAIEQVRRVRTASEDFFEVVAQWHAKQGSSGNGRVRKPIDLSAALAEELRKLGNAIDRGSEDIAELDTRIELSSAAERCEGLADQVQRWVRQSAEQQVYWVESENKGRRRIRLASAPLDVGPTLRKTLFEQVPTCVLTSATLCVGSPPKFDFLKSRLGLTRAETLALGSPFDYPRQVKIHLARNLPDPSEQPQDYERQVITAIAHYLEQTQGKAFVLFTSYRMLDAAARALTPWLAKRNIALFAQSDGMPRSKMVEAFKADVDSVIFGADSFWQGVDVPGESLSNVIIVRLPFSVPSHPLLEARLEEIRRRGGNPFVEYQIPEAVIKLKQGFGRLIRTRTDQGIVAILDPRVLTKPYGKTFLNSLPECPRIVDQHDFSRRPSS; encoded by the coding sequence ATGGCAACAACCCGACTGGACCCCGCCTCGATTCTCGGACCCGACGGCGCCGTGGCGCGTCGGCTGAAAAGCTACGAGGTCCGCGAACAGCAGCTCCAGATGGCTGACGCCGTGGCGAAGGCGATCGAGGACCGCCATCACCTGGTGGTCGAGGCCGGGACGGGCGTCGGCAAGAGCTTCGCCTACCTCGTGCCGGCGATCATGGCCGCCGTCGAGATGAAGAAGAAGATCGTCGTCTCGACGCACACGATCGCGCTCCAGGAACAGCTCCTGAGCAAGGACATCCCGTTTCTGCGGTCGGTGATGCCCCAGGAGTTCTCGGCCGTCCTGGTCAAGGGGCGCGGCAATTACGTCAGCCTCCGCCGGCTCGACGTCGCAGTCAGCCGTCAGGCGACCACGTTCCAGAGCGCCGACGATCTCGACCAGCTCGCTTCGATGCGGATGTGGGCCGGACGGACGCAGGACGGGACCCGCTCGGATCTCGACTTCCGGCCGAATCCCGGCGTCTGGGACGCGGTCCAGAGCGAGAACGGCAACTGCCTGGGCCGCGAGTGCCCGCGCCACAAGGAATGCTTCTACTTCAAGGCCCGCCGCCGCGTCTGGACGGCCAACCTGCTGATCGTCAACCACGCGCTGTTCGTCAGCGACCTGGCGTTGCGGGCCTCGGGCTTCGGGCTCTTGCCCGATTACGACGTGGCGATCTTCGACGAGGCGCACACCCTGGAAGCCGTCGCCGGCGAGCACCTGGGGCTCCAGCTCTCGAACGTCGGCGTCGACTACACGCTGGCCCGGCTCTACAACGATCGGACCAAGAAGGGGACGCTCGTCTACCACCACATGCTCGAAGCCATCGAGCAGGTTCGCCGGGTGCGGACGGCCTCGGAAGACTTCTTCGAGGTCGTCGCCCAGTGGCACGCGAAGCAAGGATCGAGCGGCAACGGCCGGGTGCGAAAGCCGATCGACCTCTCCGCCGCGCTCGCCGAAGAGTTGCGCAAGCTCGGGAACGCCATCGATCGAGGCTCCGAGGACATTGCGGAGCTGGACACCCGCATCGAGCTCTCCTCGGCCGCCGAGCGCTGCGAGGGGCTCGCCGACCAGGTCCAGAGATGGGTTCGGCAGTCGGCCGAGCAGCAGGTCTACTGGGTCGAGTCCGAGAACAAGGGGAGGCGTCGCATCCGGTTGGCCTCGGCCCCGCTCGACGTCGGCCCGACCCTGCGGAAGACGCTTTTCGAGCAGGTCCCGACCTGCGTGTTGACCTCGGCGACGCTCTGCGTCGGGTCGCCCCCCAAGTTCGACTTCCTCAAGTCGCGGCTCGGCCTGACCCGCGCCGAGACGCTCGCGCTGGGGAGTCCGTTCGACTACCCGCGCCAGGTCAAGATCCACCTGGCCCGCAACTTGCCCGACCCGTCCGAGCAGCCCCAGGACTACGAGCGGCAGGTGATCACGGCCATCGCGCATTACCTGGAGCAGACGCAGGGCAAGGCGTTCGTCCTGTTCACGTCGTACCGGATGCTCGACGCCGCGGCCCGGGCCTTGACGCCCTGGCTGGCCAAGCGGAACATCGCCTTGTTCGCCCAGAGCGACGGCATGCCGCGGTCGAAGATGGTCGAGGCGTTCAAGGCCGACGTCGACAGCGTGATCTTCGGCGCCGACAGCTTCTGGCAGGGGGTCGACGTGCCGGGCGAGTCGCTCTCGAACGTCATCATCGTCCGCCTTCCGTTCTCGGTCCCCAGCCACCCGCTCCTGGAAGCCCGCCTCGAAGAGATCCGCCGCCGCGGCGGCAACCCGTTCGTCGAATACCAGATCCCCGAAGCCGTCATCAAGCTCAAGCAAGGCTTCGGCCGCCTGATCCGCACCCGGACCGACCAGGGCATCGTCGCTATCCTCGACCCCCGCGTCCTCACCAAACCCTACGGCAAGACCTTCCTCAACTCCCTCCCCGAATGCCCCCGGATCGTCGATCAGCACGATTTCAGCCGACGGCCGTCGTCGTAG